A DNA window from Streptomyces bacillaris contains the following coding sequences:
- the secA gene encoding preprotein translocase subunit SecA — protein sequence MSVFNKLMRAGEGKILRKLHRIADQVSSIEEDFVNLSDAELRALTDEYKERYADGESLDDLLPEAFATIREAAKRVLGQRHYDVQIMGGAALHLGYVAEMKTGEGKTLVGTLPAYLNALSGKGVHLITVNDYLAQRDSELMGRVHKFLGLSVGCIVANMTPAQRREQYACDITYGTNNEFGFDYLRDNMAWSKDELVQRGHNFAVVDEVDSILVDEARTPLIISGPADQATKWYGDFAKLVTRLTKGEAGNQLKGIEETGDYEVDEKKRTVGIHESGVAKVEDWLGIDNLYESVNTPLVGYLNNAIKAKELFKKDKDYVVIDGEVMIVDEHTGRILAGRRYNEGMHQAIEAKEGVDIKDENQTLATITLQNFFRLYDKLSGMTGTAMTEAAEFQQIYKLGVVPIPTNRPMVRADQSDLIYRTEVAKFAAVVDDIAEKHEKGQPILVGTTSVEKSEYLSQQLSKRGVQHEVLNAKQHDREATIVAQAGRKGAVTVATNMAGRGTDIKLGGNPDDLAEAELRQRGLDPVENVEEWAAALPAALEAAEQAVKAEFEEVKKLGGLYVLGTERHESRRIDNQLRGRSGRQGDPGESRFYLSLGDDLMRLFKAQMVERVMSMANVPDDVPIENKMVTRAIASAQSQVEQQNFETRKNVLKYDEVLNRQREVIYGERRRVLEGEDLQDQIRHFMDDTIDDYIRQETAEGFAEEWDLDRLWGAFKQLYPVKVTVEELEEEAGDLAGVTAEFIAEAVKNDIHEQYAEREKTLGSDIMRELERRVVLSVLDRKWREHLYEMDYLQEGIGLRAMAQKDPLVEYQREGFDMFNAMMEGIKEESVGYLFNLEVQVEQQVEEVPVQDAAERPSLEKEPAAPQIRAKGLEAPQRPDRLHFSAPTVDGEGGVVEGDFATDSAGATRSTDGMTRAERRKAQKSSGGGGGRRRKK from the coding sequence GTGTCCGTCTTCAACAAGCTCATGCGTGCAGGCGAAGGCAAGATCCTGCGCAAACTGCACCGCATCGCGGACCAGGTCAGCTCCATCGAAGAGGACTTCGTCAACCTCTCCGACGCCGAGCTGCGGGCGCTCACCGACGAGTACAAGGAACGGTACGCGGACGGCGAGAGCCTGGACGACCTGCTCCCCGAGGCGTTCGCCACGATTCGCGAGGCCGCCAAGCGCGTTCTCGGACAGCGCCACTACGACGTACAGATCATGGGCGGAGCCGCCCTGCACCTCGGCTATGTGGCCGAGATGAAGACCGGTGAGGGCAAGACCCTCGTCGGCACCCTGCCCGCGTATCTCAACGCGCTCTCCGGCAAGGGCGTGCACCTGATCACGGTCAACGACTACCTGGCCCAGCGCGACTCCGAGCTGATGGGCCGGGTCCACAAGTTCCTGGGCCTCTCCGTCGGCTGCATCGTCGCCAACATGACCCCGGCCCAGCGCCGTGAGCAGTACGCCTGCGACATCACGTACGGCACGAACAACGAGTTCGGTTTCGACTACCTCCGCGACAACATGGCGTGGTCCAAGGACGAGCTCGTCCAGCGAGGCCACAACTTCGCCGTGGTCGACGAGGTCGACTCGATCCTCGTCGACGAGGCCCGTACGCCGCTGATCATCTCCGGCCCGGCCGACCAGGCCACCAAGTGGTACGGCGACTTCGCCAAGCTGGTCACGCGCCTCACCAAGGGTGAGGCGGGCAACCAGCTCAAGGGCATCGAGGAGACCGGCGACTACGAGGTCGACGAGAAGAAGCGGACCGTGGGCATCCATGAGTCCGGCGTCGCCAAGGTCGAGGACTGGCTCGGTATCGACAACCTCTACGAGTCGGTCAACACCCCGCTCGTCGGCTATCTGAACAACGCCATCAAGGCGAAGGAACTGTTCAAGAAGGACAAGGACTACGTCGTCATCGACGGCGAAGTCATGATCGTCGACGAGCACACCGGCCGTATCCTCGCCGGCCGCCGCTACAACGAGGGCATGCACCAGGCGATCGAGGCGAAGGAAGGGGTGGACATCAAGGACGAGAACCAGACCCTCGCCACGATCACCCTGCAGAACTTCTTCCGCCTCTACGACAAGCTCTCCGGCATGACCGGTACGGCGATGACCGAGGCCGCCGAGTTCCAGCAGATCTACAAGCTCGGCGTGGTGCCGATCCCGACCAACCGGCCGATGGTCCGGGCCGACCAGTCGGACCTGATCTACCGCACCGAGGTCGCCAAGTTCGCCGCCGTCGTCGACGACATCGCGGAGAAGCACGAGAAGGGCCAGCCGATCCTGGTCGGCACCACCTCGGTCGAGAAGTCCGAGTACCTCTCGCAGCAGCTCTCCAAGCGCGGTGTCCAGCACGAGGTCCTCAACGCCAAGCAGCACGACCGGGAGGCGACGATCGTCGCCCAGGCCGGCCGCAAGGGCGCGGTCACGGTCGCCACGAACATGGCCGGCCGAGGCACCGACATCAAGCTCGGCGGCAACCCGGACGACCTCGCCGAGGCGGAGCTGCGCCAGCGCGGCCTCGACCCGGTGGAGAACGTCGAGGAGTGGGCGGCCGCGCTGCCCGCCGCGCTGGAGGCGGCCGAGCAGGCCGTGAAGGCGGAGTTCGAAGAGGTCAAGAAGCTGGGCGGGCTGTACGTCCTCGGCACGGAGCGCCACGAGTCGCGCCGGATCGACAACCAGCTGCGTGGTCGTTCCGGCCGTCAGGGCGACCCGGGCGAGTCCCGCTTCTACCTGTCGCTGGGCGACGACCTGATGCGCCTGTTCAAGGCCCAGATGGTCGAGCGCGTCATGTCGATGGCGAACGTCCCCGACGACGTCCCGATCGAGAACAAGATGGTCACCCGCGCCATCGCCTCCGCCCAGTCGCAGGTCGAGCAGCAGAACTTCGAGACGCGCAAGAACGTCCTGAAGTACGACGAGGTGCTCAACCGGCAGCGTGAGGTCATCTACGGCGAGCGCCGCCGCGTCCTGGAGGGCGAGGACCTCCAGGACCAGATCCGGCACTTCATGGACGACACGATCGACGACTACATCCGGCAGGAGACCGCCGAGGGCTTTGCCGAGGAGTGGGACCTGGACCGGCTGTGGGGCGCCTTCAAGCAGCTCTACCCGGTGAAGGTCACCGTCGAGGAGCTGGAGGAGGAGGCCGGGGACCTGGCGGGCGTCACCGCCGAGTTCATCGCCGAGGCCGTCAAGAACGACATCCACGAGCAGTACGCGGAGCGCGAGAAGACCCTCGGCTCCGACATCATGCGCGAGCTGGAGCGGCGCGTCGTCCTCTCCGTGCTGGACCGCAAGTGGCGCGAGCACCTCTACGAGATGGACTACCTCCAGGAGGGCATCGGCCTGCGGGCCATGGCGCAGAAGGACCCGCTGGTGGAGTACCAGCGCGAGGGCTTCGACATGTTCAACGCCATGATGGAGGGCATCAAGGAGGAGTCCGTCGGCTACCTGTTCAACCTGGAGGTCCAGGTCGAGCAGCAGGTCGAGGAGGTTCCGGTGCAGGACGCGGCCGAGCGCCCGTCGCTGGAGAAGGAGCCCGCCGCCCCCCAGATCCGGGCCAAGGGCCTGGAGGCGCCGCAGCGCCCCGACCGGCTGCACTTCTCCGCCCCCACGGTGGACGGCGAGGGCGGTGTCGTCGAGGGCGACTTCGCCACCGACAGCGCCGGTGCCACGCGGTCCACGGACGGCATGACGCGGGCGGAGCGCCGTAAGGCGCAGAAGAGCAGCGGTGGCGGCGGCGGTCGCCGTCGTAAGAAGTAA
- a CDS encoding Rv3235 family protein, producing MSTNNTRPAGRHDRRRPQAVPPQRSRRLQPHRPPRPHQWFAERLLAVLSGQRPVHWMLGHTIGDAYDQLAELAPGLPLGATRGSRPVLRHCHGAQPATGVVEAFASIAAGDRVQAMAFRLEQGADHRWRCAAVELGGEPLVPAGPGPR from the coding sequence ATGAGCACGAACAACACCAGGCCCGCAGGCAGGCACGACCGGCGCAGGCCCCAGGCCGTACCACCCCAGCGGTCCCGGCGGCTCCAGCCGCACCGCCCGCCCCGGCCCCACCAGTGGTTCGCGGAACGGCTGCTCGCGGTCCTCAGCGGCCAGCGCCCGGTGCACTGGATGCTCGGCCACACCATCGGGGACGCCTACGACCAGCTCGCCGAACTGGCCCCCGGCCTCCCGCTCGGGGCCACCCGGGGCAGCCGCCCGGTCCTGCGCCACTGCCACGGCGCCCAGCCCGCCACCGGGGTGGTCGAGGCGTTCGCCAGCATCGCGGCGGGAGACCGGGTCCAGGCCATGGCCTTCCGCCTGGAACAGGGCGCCGACCACCGCTGGCGCTGCGCCGCCGTGGAACTGGGCGGCGAACCCCTGGTCCCCGCCGGCCCGGGGCCGCGGTGA
- a CDS encoding DUF6912 family protein: MRVYVPLTLSGLAAAHAAGEVGPGPLTAYAVTPGLREWYVSDDIEELEYAALSRAAAASLRLIAGDPDAARRRIVVAVDVPDAAATADPDQALSAASLGEVRLAAALPLAKAAAVHVDADEAEKDVAAAAAALGAADLGDDDAQFTVDGAEDHELLWFGVQEIPQLIG; this comes from the coding sequence ATGCGCGTGTACGTCCCCCTGACGCTCTCCGGTCTCGCAGCGGCACACGCGGCCGGCGAGGTCGGCCCGGGGCCGCTGACGGCCTACGCGGTCACGCCCGGGCTGCGCGAGTGGTACGTCTCCGACGACATCGAGGAGCTGGAGTACGCGGCGCTCAGCCGGGCCGCCGCCGCCTCGCTCCGGCTGATCGCCGGGGACCCGGACGCGGCCCGGCGCCGGATCGTCGTCGCCGTCGACGTCCCCGACGCGGCCGCCACCGCCGACCCCGACCAGGCGCTGAGCGCCGCCTCGCTCGGTGAGGTGCGCCTCGCCGCCGCGCTGCCGCTGGCCAAGGCGGCGGCGGTGCACGTGGACGCCGACGAGGCCGAGAAGGACGTGGCCGCGGCAGCGGCGGCCCTGGGGGCGGCGGACCTCGGGGACGACGACGCGCAGTTCACGGTGGACGGGGCGGAGGACCACGAGCTGCTCTGGTTCGGCGTCCAGGAGATTCCGCAGCTCATCGGCTGA
- a CDS encoding HAD family hydrolase, whose product MTPGKTRTHLVWDWNGTLLDDIHAVIHATNAAFAEVELAPLTLEQYRETYCVPIPRFYERLLGRQPTAAEWERMDDIFHRYYAERRVGCGLTAGAEELLAQWKLAGHSQSILSMYGHEHLVPVVRGYGIESHFVRVDGRTGPSGGSKALHMERHFEALARAGEISPENAVVIGDAVDDAVAAAHVGARAVLYTGGSHSRSSLLAAGVPVVDSLGEAVALAETFSA is encoded by the coding sequence ATGACACCCGGGAAGACACGCACCCATCTGGTCTGGGACTGGAACGGCACGCTGCTCGACGACATCCATGCCGTCATCCACGCGACGAACGCCGCCTTCGCCGAGGTGGAGCTGGCGCCGCTCACCCTGGAGCAGTACCGGGAGACGTACTGCGTGCCCATACCCCGCTTCTACGAGCGGCTCCTGGGCCGGCAGCCCACCGCGGCCGAGTGGGAGCGGATGGACGACATCTTCCACCGGTACTACGCGGAGCGCCGGGTCGGCTGCGGGCTCACCGCCGGGGCGGAGGAGCTGCTCGCGCAGTGGAAGCTGGCCGGGCACAGCCAGTCGATCCTGAGCATGTACGGGCACGAGCACCTCGTGCCGGTCGTGCGGGGGTACGGGATCGAGTCCCACTTCGTCCGGGTCGACGGGCGGACGGGCCCGTCGGGCGGGAGCAAGGCGCTCCACATGGAGCGGCACTTCGAGGCCCTGGCGCGGGCGGGCGAGATATCCCCGGAGAACGCGGTGGTCATCGGGGACGCGGTGGACGACGCGGTGGCGGCGGCGCACGTGGGGGCGCGGGCGGTGCTGTACACCGGGGGGTCGCACAGCCGGAGCAGCCTGCTGGCGGCGGGGGTGCCGGTGGTGGACAGCCTGGGGGAGGCGGTGGCGTTGGCGGAGACGTTTTCCGCGTAG
- a CDS encoding DJ-1/PfpI family protein: MPEKILIVTGDAAESLEVLYPYQRLLEEGYEVDIAAPERKTLRFVVHDFEPGYDTYTEKPGYTLPADLAFSEVDPGAYIALVIPGGRAPEYLRNNAELRKIIGAFFSADRPVAQICHGPLITAATGNLSGRRVTAYPALEPDMQSAGAEFQDTEAVVDGPLISSRAWPDHPAWMREFLKVLRTTSRSS, from the coding sequence ATGCCCGAGAAGATCCTCATCGTCACCGGCGACGCCGCCGAGTCCCTCGAAGTGCTCTATCCCTACCAGCGGCTGCTGGAGGAGGGGTACGAGGTCGACATCGCGGCCCCCGAACGCAAGACGCTCCGCTTCGTGGTCCACGACTTCGAGCCCGGCTACGACACGTACACGGAGAAGCCCGGCTACACCCTCCCCGCCGACCTGGCCTTCTCCGAGGTGGACCCCGGGGCCTACATCGCCCTGGTGATCCCCGGCGGCCGGGCCCCGGAGTACCTCCGCAACAACGCCGAGCTGCGCAAGATCATCGGAGCCTTCTTCTCGGCGGACCGCCCGGTCGCCCAGATCTGCCACGGCCCCCTGATCACCGCCGCCACCGGCAACCTCAGCGGCCGCCGCGTCACGGCGTACCCCGCGCTGGAACCGGACATGCAGAGCGCGGGCGCGGAGTTCCAGGACACGGAGGCGGTGGTGGACGGCCCCCTGATCTCCTCCAGGGCCTGGCCGGACCACCCGGCGTGGATGCGAGAGTTCCTGAAGGTGCTGCGCACAACCAGCCGATCCAGCTGA